The following coding sequences lie in one Aspergillus luchuensis IFO 4308 DNA, chromosome 8, nearly complete sequence genomic window:
- a CDS encoding uncharacterized protein (COG:S;~EggNog:ENOG410PSE4;~TransMembrane:4 (i12-34o46-68i75-96o156-178i)) — protein sequence MAPHGLLGATFICARIIQLCSLIAIIGLTANFIAEIVSNGATPPAIFIGTITVTSIAVIYSFITTILFLDNILHFLISAILDTLLLIAVIVVSVIIGKPLSYLQCNKLSSDGSSGSSAYTFATHLSSYLEDLSGGTVNYTAWIGASKSVCLEAKSIWGLCIAMCIMFFFSGVCGLVLWRQKKAAGVEKLDG from the exons aTGGCACCCCACGGACTCCTCGGCGCAACCTTCATCTGCGCGCGCATCATCCAGCTCTGCTCACTCATCGCCATAATCGGACTAACAGCGAACTTCATCGCCGAGATTGTCTCCAACGGCGCCACGCCCccagccatcttcatcgggACAATCACAGTG ACCAGCATCGCAGTGATATACAGCTTCATCACAAcgatcctcttcctcgacaaCATCCTACACTTCCTAatctccgccatcctcgacaccctcctcctcatcgccgTGATCGTGGTATCAGTCATCATCGGGAAGCCACTCTCCTACCTGCAATGCAACAAGCTCAGCAGCGACGGGTCGAGCGGATCATCGGCGTATACGTTCGCCACGCATCTGAGCAGTTATTTGGAGGATCTGAGTGGCGGGACGGTGAACTATACGGCCTGGATTGGAGCGAGTAAGTCGGTGTGTTTGGAGGCGAAGTCCATTTGGGGGTTGTGTATCGCTATGTG TatcatgttcttcttctcaggcGTTTGCGGACTCGTGCTTTGGagacagaagaaggcagcgGGTGTGGAGAAGTTGGATGGTTAG
- a CDS encoding exoribonuclease II (BUSCO:EOG09260JNY;~COG:J;~EggNog:ENOG410PKE6;~InterPro:IPR012340,IPR001900;~PFAM:PF00773;~go_function: GO:0003723 - RNA binding [Evidence IEA];~go_function: GO:0004540 - ribonuclease activity [Evidence IEA]), protein MYDGWSRMPLLLPKTRVLQRAAGVNYALTPRLCGAASRAPPLLRRSNLSDYSQIVSRRCFSAGSKYLDQDLLNSSTEVLNLRLKLEFDEHKDIRTYLRKWQQSHSNDLDPVRGPGTSNSLDASAPWVGNMLNDNREARDAGSDALRAADDSLEFTNSADEGEGLNQYLEPGDLVAMTAVDGILTFAIYIRSIHKQQQFYTDRGKWRIAFAKDLDYVVKGFVPPEMVAPLLPHVPGAAAQMKTEFQSVTEGGVPRNVGADLLKKMYTFDQDAQELYRANAARLDSIHDIVADEENYREYTLEELTCKALDIEKDQLNDVLLFLVHRVAHANAFFIEYDRSSLFANHYLVKPRRIARVLDTVTTWAHEHQDHLYQNVNGKGLPNLKDHPLQKFVQKAQRLIKRSRTARAPTTMACVGPSAHRFTPDQDGKHTVYREMVTEKFSDTDLMIIEYLQLWCLPPRRMTSGTMRSAGSHIMRSTGMYGAVELNPMTATLFLQELGVFYPWENIRLFDQGLALPGHGISPSSDAAWEEVQKECEKLNSQELPDKMKDVRTDWGDLPVYCVDDATAQEIDDGVSLERIPGSDDTFWVRVHVANPTAFLDSEGKVMQYAASRLQTMYAPERTYPMIPSSLTQKHFSLAPGRPTLTFSAKMNLQGEVLDTDIRNGVARNVIYITHGKLRSLFEPSFEKELEPLRVGGEVPKRNLREELQEEVDEKDESNFRTLRQLMLAFREHRRKNGAMEWPSSPDISLSMTAGTEPLNPSNMKVTEGRYVLGDPVIELAQQQVDPHEVPDMTKRNLISTLMNLACWVSGKWLAERNIPSVYDGTYYHPEYPKVTNENLSQYGGQAWLQLAAPKGISSSSPLHHTPLGLDTYVKATSPLRRYTDVLAHYQIEAALRFEHEHGRRLDAQTDEPALPFSREYVDEYISRSRWKRNRIRECDLASKQFWACMLLFRAFYFSECPLPETFECLIQRPYSSTSMAGTPYGNGYAAVITSLGVRCQVLIPEEMSDAPDLDILSIVDAKITAVDMARSLVVMEATRVVKPFQRVGEWK, encoded by the exons ATGTATGATGGGTGGTCCAGAATGCCTTTGTTACTCCCAAAGACGAGAGTATTGCAGAGGGCGGCTGGTGTGAATTACGCGCTCACGCCGAGACTCTGCGGAGCTGCCTCGCGCGCGCCACCTCTCCTTCGCCGGAGCAATCTCTCAGACTACTCGCAAATTGTATCACGGAGATGCTTCAGCGCAGGCTCAAAG TATCTCGATCAAGACCTACTGAATTCGTCAACTGAGGTGCTTAACCTCCGTCTCAAGCTCGAGTTTGACGAGCACAAGGACATCCGGACCTATCTGCGAAAATGGCAACAGTCCCATTCCAACGACTTGGACCCTGTCCGAGGCCCAGGGACTTCGAATTCACTGGACGCGTCGGCACCTTGGGTGGGAAACATGCTCAATGACAACCGTGAAGCTCGCGATGCCGGAAGCGATGCTCTACGAGCGGCAGATGACTCTTTGGAGTTCACAAACTCGGCcgacgaaggagagggcTTAAATCAATACTTGGAGCCGGGTGATCTGGTGGCGATGACTGC CGTCGACGGTATCCTGACATTTGCCATCTATATCCGCTCCATCCACAAACAGCAACAATTCTATACGGACAGAGGAAAATGGCGGATTGCTTTTGCCAAGGATCTTGACTATGTCGTCAAGGGGTTTGTGCCTCCAGAAATGGTTGCGCCCCTGCTCCCGCACGTCCCTGGCGCCGCCGCTCAGATGAAGACAGAGTTCCAATCCGTGACCGAAGGTGGAGTTCCGAGAAATGTTGGTGCGGATCTTCTCAAGAAAATGTACACCTTCGACCAAGACGCGCAGGAGCTGTACCGCGCAAATGCAGCCCGGTTGGACAGCATCCATGACATTGTGGCCGATGAGGAAAATTACCGTGAATATACGTTGGAGGAGCTGACCTGCAAGGCGCTTGATATTGAGAAAGATCAGCTGAACGATGTGCTCTTGTTCCTCGTCCATCGCGTCGCTCACGCCAATGCTTTCTTCATCGAGTATGATCGGAGTTCGCTTTTTGCCAACCATTACCTGGTTAAACCGAGACGGATCGCTAGAGTTCTGGATACGGTCACCACGTGGGCTCACGAGCACCAAGATCACCTTTACCAGAATGTAAATGGCAAAGGGCTTCCCAACTTGAAGGACCATCCTCTACAGAAATTCGTCCAGAAGGCCCAGCGTCTCATCAAGCGTAGCCGAACCGCGCGCGCGCCAACTACCATGGCTTGCGTCGGTCCAAGTGCTCATCGATTCACTCCGGACCAGGATGGCAAGCATACGGTCTATCGTGAAATGGTTACAGAAAAGTTCAGTGACACCGATCTTATGATCATCGAATACTTACAACTATGGTGTCTTCCGCCGCGCAGAATGACGTCTGGGACCATGCGCTCGGCCGGTTCGCATATAATGCGTAGCACAGGCATGTATGGCGCTGTGGAACTGAACCCCATGACGGCAACGCTTTTCCTACAAGAACTGGGCGTTTTCTACCCGTGGGAGAATATTCGCTTGTTCGACCAAGGTCTGGCCCTTCCCGGCCACGGCATTTCTCCCAGCTCGGATGCGGCGTGGGAGGAAGTCCAAAAAGAGTGCGAGAAGCTCAACTCACAGGAGCTTCCTGATAAGATGAAAGATGTGCGTACTGACTGGGGCGACCTACCGGTTTATTGTGTGGATGATGCCACTGCTCAGGAGATCGACGACGGTGTTTCTCTCGAGCGCATTCCGGGATCAGACGATACATTCTGGGTCCGTGTACATGTAGCCAACCCTACTGCATTCCTTGATTCTGAAGGCAAGGTTATGCAGTACGCCGCTTCCCGCCTCCAGACGATGTATGCCCCAGAGCGTACATATCCTATGATCCCGAGCTCCCTCACGCAGAAGCACTTCAGTTTGGCCCCAGGCCGTCCAACTCTCACATTCAGCGCGAAGATGAATTTGCAGGGCGAAGTTCTTGATACCGACATCAGGAATGGAGTGGCCAGGAACGTCATCTATATAACCCACGGCAAGCTACGCAGTCTTTTCGAACCTAGTTTCGAAAAGGAATTAGAGCCCTTGAGAGTAGGGGGAGAAGTGCCGAAGCGGAATTTGCGTGAGGAGTTACAAGAGGAAgtagatgagaaggatgagtCCAATTTCCGTACGCTGAGACAGTTGATGCTGGCGTTCCGGGAACACCGACGCAAAAACGGCGCCATGGAATGGCCTTCATCTCCCGACATCTCTCTTTCAATGACTGCGGGGACAGAGCCTTTGAATCCTTCCAATATGAAGGTTACGGAAGGGCGTTACGTTCTTGGCGATCCTGTCATTGAACTGGCCCAACAACAAGTTGATCCTCACGAAGTCCCTGATATGACGAAGCGCAACCTTATCTCGACTCTAATGAACCTGGCCTGTTGGGTCTCCGGAAAATGGCTGGCCGAACGCAACATCCCTTCTGTCTATGACGGAACGTACTATCATCCGGAATACCCTAAAGTAACAAATGAGAACCTCTCCCAATACGGAGGGCAAGCTTGGTTGCAATTGGCAGCTCCGAAGGGTATCTCTTCATCCAGTCCCCTCCATCATACGCCTCTTGGACTTGACACCTATGTCAAAGCAACCAGTCCCCTGCGGCGGTACACGGACGTCCTTGCTCATTATCAAATCGAAGCCGCGCTTCGCTTCGAACACGAGCATGGCCGCCGCCTGGACGCCCAGACGGATGAGCCTGCTCTGCCTTTCTCTCGTGAATACGTTGATGAATATATTTCTCGGTCCCGGTGGAAGCGCAACCGCATCCGGGAATGTGATTTAGCCTCGAAGCAATTCTGGGCATGCATGCTTCTGTTCCGCGCCTTCTACTTCTCCGAGTGCCCACTA